In a single window of the Bacteroidota bacterium genome:
- a CDS encoding PorT family protein, with protein MKKLFSLAAIVIFSLSTNAQETPAPSSSMPGALGKIAAADDLFIVSITSDNWMNLPSTIEAKPLRSRGFSFLIMKEKMGKAGHFGLGYGFGISSQNVHTDAVFYYDDVAKRNNFAVVPDSFDLETNKLSLNFIDFALELRARTNENDKGKRFKVAAGLKGGYLIQSHTKYEDRSGKFKSYGMIGLNYFQYGVTGRIGYGSVALSGYYSLVDVFKKDKGPELTPLNVGISFTF; from the coding sequence ATGAAAAAATTATTCAGTCTGGCAGCTATTGTGATCTTTAGTCTGTCGACCAACGCACAGGAAACTCCTGCACCATCATCATCAATGCCCGGTGCGTTAGGAAAAATTGCAGCAGCTGACGATCTGTTTATCGTTTCAATCACATCAGACAACTGGATGAATCTTCCCTCTACCATCGAAGCGAAACCACTTCGCTCACGAGGATTTAGTTTTTTGATCATGAAAGAAAAAATGGGCAAAGCCGGACATTTTGGATTAGGCTATGGATTTGGTATCAGTTCTCAGAATGTTCATACTGATGCAGTTTTTTATTATGATGATGTTGCGAAGAGAAATAATTTTGCAGTTGTTCCTGATTCATTCGATCTTGAAACAAATAAACTTTCATTGAACTTTATCGACTTCGCTTTAGAACTTCGTGCAAGGACTAATGAGAATGATAAAGGAAAACGATTTAAAGTTGCTGCCGGATTAAAAGGTGGTTATCTGATTCAGTCACATACGAAATATGAAGACAGATCCGGAAAATTCAAATCGTATGGAATGATAGGATTGAATTATTTTCAATACGGAGTTACAGGAAGAATCGGTTATGGTAGTGTTGCATTATCAGGATACTATTCACTTGTAGATGTTTTCAAAAAAGATAAAGGACCGGAGTTGACGCCGTTGAATGTGGGGATATCCTTTACATTTTAG